The Desmodus rotundus isolate HL8 chromosome 3, HLdesRot8A.1, whole genome shotgun sequence genome includes a region encoding these proteins:
- the YARS2 gene encoding tyrosine--tRNA ligase, mitochondrial: MAAPMLRCISRGRWFCTPGPLEVLPLGLREAHSGIKGLLAVQKARGLFKEFFPEKGTKTELPELFDGGRAGNFPQTIYCGFDPTAESLHVGHLLALLGLFHFQRAGHNVIALVGGATARLGDPSGRTKEREALDAERVRSNAHALRQGLETLAANHQQLFANGRKWGSFTVLDNSSWYREQHLVDFLAAVGGHFRMGTLLSRLSVQTRLKSPEGMSLCEFFYQVLQAYDFYYLFQRYGCRVQLGGSDQLGNIMSGYEFINKLTGEDVFGITVPLITSTTGAKLGKSAGNAVWLNRDNTSPFELYQFFVRQPDDSVERYLKLFTFLPLPEIDHIMQQHVKEPGKRGPQKRLATEVTKLVHGQEGLDSAKRCTQALYHSSIDALEVMSDQELKELFKEASFSELVLDPGTSVLDTCRKANAIPDGSRGYRMITEGGVSINHRQVTNPESVLVVGQHILKNGLSLLKIGKRNFYIIKWLQL, encoded by the exons ATGGCGGCGCCCATGTTGCGGTGCATTTCCCGGGGGCGTTGGTTTTGTACCCCAGGCCCTTTGGAAGTCTTGCCCCTGGGGCTACGTGAGGCCCACTCGGGCATTAAGGGGTTGCTGGCGGTGCAGAAGGCTCGGGGTTTGTTCAAGGAGTTCTTCCCCGAAAAAGGTACGAAGACAGAACTCCCAGAGCTCTTCGACGGTGGCAGGGCGGGCAACTTTCCCCAGACCATCTACTGCGGTTTCGACCCCACGGCGGAATCACTTCACGTGGGACACCTGCTAGCGCTGCTGGGCCTGTTTCACTTCCAAAGAGCCGGCCACAACGTGATCGCGCTAGTTGGAGGCGCCACGGCGCGTCTGGGAGACCCCAGCGGCCGCACCAAGGAGCGCGAGGCGCTGGACGCCGAGCGCGTGAGAAGCAACGCGCACGCCCTACGCCAAGGGCTGGAGACTCTGGCAGCTAATCACCAGCAGCTCTTCGCTAATGGTCGTAAATGGGGCAGCTTCACTGTGCTGGACAACTCGTCCTGGTACCGGGAGCAGCACCTGGTGGACTTCCTAGCGGCAGTGGGCGGCCACTTCCGCATGGGCACGCTACTGAGCCGGCTGAGCGTCCAAACTCGGCTTAAGAGCCCGGAGGGCATGAGTTTGTGCGAGTTCTTCTACCAGGTGCTCCAGGCCTATGACTTCTACTACCTGTTCCAGCGTTATGGATGCCGGGTCCAGCTGGGTGGATCAGATCAGCTGGGCAATATCATGTCGGGATACGAGTTCATCAACAA ATTAACTGGAGAAGATGTATTTGGAATCACTGTTCCTCTAATTACAAGTACAACTGGAGCAAAACTGGGAAAGTCTGCTGGCAATGCTGTTTGGCTAAACAGAGATAACACATCTCCATTTGAATTGTATCAGTTCTTTGTCAGGCAGCCAGATGATTCAGTAGAAAG GTACCTGAAGCTCTTCACTTTTCTGCCGCTCCCGGAGATTGACCACATCATGCAGCAGCATGTCAAAGAGCCGGGGAAGCGGGGTCCTCAGAAGCGATTGGCCACAGAGGTCACAAAGCTTGTTCATGGACAAGAAGGGCTGGATTCCGCTAAAAG GTGTACACAAGCCCTTTATCATAGCAGCATAGATGCGCTGGAGGTCATGTCTGACCAAGAGTTAAAAGAGTTGTTTAAAGAAGCTTCCTTTTCTGAATTAGTCCTTGACCCTGGAACAAGCGTCCTAGATACATGCCGCAAAGCAAATGCCATTCCAGATGGTTCCCGGGG gtATCGGATGATAACAGAAGGCGGAGTCAGTATAAATCACAGACAAGTAACGAATCCTGAGAGTGTCTTAGTTGTTGGACAACATATTCTTAAGAATGGACTTTCCCTACTTAAAATAGGAAAACGAAATTTCTACATTATAAAATGGCTTCAGCTATGA